A single window of Aspergillus puulaauensis MK2 DNA, chromosome 5, nearly complete sequence DNA harbors:
- the PPN1 gene encoding endopolyphosphatase (BUSCO:EOG09262645;~COG:I;~EggNog:ENOG410QE5S;~InterPro:IPR012358,IPR029052,IPR041805,IPR004843;~PFAM:PF00149;~SECRETED:SignalP(1-23);~go_component: GO:0005773 - vacuole [Evidence IEA];~go_component: GO:0016021 - integral component of membrane [Evidence IEA];~go_function: GO:0000298 - endopolyphosphatase activity [Evidence IEA];~go_function: GO:0016787 - hydrolase activity [Evidence IEA]) — translation MPRISPRLLPVLYGLGLAACASAVPIIEQQVLGNVDAQVDKTEPSGQLSGRFLHITDLHLDTHYKSGTTDERTCHWGKGSAGALGSEGTECDSPLALIDETFRWIDENLKGKIDFVLWTGDSARHDNDEKIPRTADEIIELNELLANRFIDLFEDSGTVRGLSIPIIPTIGNNDIMPHNIFKEGPNRWTRRFTEIWSKFIPEHQRHSFEEGGWFSAELIPNKLAAISLNTMYFYESNSAVDGCAAKSEPGYEHMEWLRVQLEILRDRKMKAILIGHVPPARTDTKRSWDESCWQKYALFVNRFRDVVVGSVYGHMNIDHFMLQDSRDLDILAASEETPSDPSLIVQSRGSYLSSLREDWADMPSPPASKTFDFSDGSLDAPSEILGKKERRFLKKIGGPFAERYSVSLVSPSVVPNYFPTLRVVEYNTTGLEGATIWADVPYKNDSFESFVLEATEDGAPDDIDEQRKKKKHKKNKKNKKKPNFKVPNEPSETTPPGPAYSNQALSWLSYAQYYANLTEIYGRKAQGPQDISENNQSTTDGLDLYKVEYDTREDEVYKMEDLTVRSYFQLAKRIASKNPRKADTALATDLNSETDTSDAENDSESETTNGKKKKKNNNKKHKKNKKHRKNRVWWTFLDRAFVGLLGGDELDDIEA, via the exons ATGCCAAGGATTTCACCGCGCCTTCTCCCGGTCCTCTACGGCCTGGGTCTTGCTGCCTGCGCATCTGCCGTACCTATCATAGAACAGCAGGTTCTGGGTAACGTTGACGCCCAGGTAGACAAGACAGAACCGTCGGGGCAGCTCTCCGGACGATTTCTTCATATAACAG ATCTCCATTTAGATACCCACTACAAATCAGGAACAACGGACGAGCGAACATGTCATTGGGGTAAAGGATCAGCGGGCGCCTTGGGCTCAGAGGGAACCGAATGCGACTCACCGCTAGCCCTCATCGACGAAACATTCCGATGGATTGATGAGAATCTCAAAGGCAAGATCGACTTTGTACTCTGGACAGGAGATTCGGCGCGGCATGACAACGACGAGAAAATCCCTCGGACTGCGGACGAAATAATAGAACTGAATGAGCTCCTGGCGAACAGATTCATCGACCTCTTCGAGGACTCGGGCACCGTTCGCGGCCTTTCAATCCCGATCATCCCTACCATTGGCAACAATGATATCATGCCGCATAACATTTTCAAGGAAGGTCCGAACCGGTGGACGAGGAGATTTACCGAAATTTGGTCCAAGTTTATTCCCGAGCATCAACGGCACAGTTTTGAGGAAGGCGGGTGGTTCTCGGCGGAGTTGATCCCAAACAAGCTTGCCGCGATTAGCTTGAACACGATGTACTTCTACGAATCAAACTCGGCAGTCGATGGCTGTGCGGCGAAATCGGAGCCGGGGTACGAACATATGGAATGGCTACGTGTGCAGCTTGAGATCCTGCGGGACCGCAAGATGAAAGCTATACTTATCGGACATGTGCCGCCTGCAAGAACCGATACCAAGAGAAGTTGGGATGAGAGCTGCTGGCAGAAATACGCACTGTTTGTAAATCGATTCCGGGATGTTGTCGTCGGCAGCGTCTATGGCCACATGAACATCGACCACTTTATGCTGCAAGATAGCCGGGATCTGGACATCCTAGCGGCGAGCGAAGAGACACCGAGCGACCCCAGCCTCATAGTGCAGTCCCGCGGAAGTTATCTTTCTAGTCTGAGAGAAGATTGGGCTGATATGCCGTCCCCACCAGCTAGCAAAACCTTTGACTTTTCCGATGGCTCGCTTGATGCTCCGAGTGAGATATTAGGAAAGAAGGAGCGACGATTCCTGAAGAAGATAGGCGGTCCATTTGCTGAACGATATAGTGTCTCGCTGGTGTCTCCTAGTGTGGTACCCAACTATTTCCCAACCCTCAGGGTGGTCGAGTACAACACCACGGGCTTGGAGGGCGCCACAATATGGGCGGACGTACCGTATAAAAACGACTCATTCGAGTCCTTTGTGTTAGAGGCAACCGAGGATGGTGCGCCAGATGACATCGacgaacaaagaaagaaaaagaaacacaaaaagaacaagaaaaacaagaagaagccgaacTTCAAGGTCCCCAATGAGCCCTCGGAAACTACCCCGCCCGGGCCTGCATACTCGAACCAGGCACTATCATGGCTAAGCTACGCTCAGTACTATGCCAACCTCACGGAAATCTATGGCAGGAAGGCACAGGGGCCCCAAGATATCTCTGAAAACAACCAAAGCACAACCGATGGCTTGGACTTGTATAAGGTCGAATACGACAcgagagaagatgaggtGTACAAGATGGAAGACCTCACAGTACGCAGCTACTTCCAGCTTGCCAAACGCATTGCAAGCAAGAATCCCCGTAAGGCGGACACAGCGCTAGCTACCGACCTGAATTCGGAGACAGACACATCTGACGCAGAAAACGATTCTGAGTCAGAGACAACCAAtggcaagaaaaagaaaaagaacaacAATAAGAAGCATAAGAAGAATAAGAAGCACCGCAAGAACCGGGTTTGGTGGACGTTCTTGGATAGAGCAtttgttggtttgttgggCGGCGACGAGCTTGATGACATTGAGGCATAA